GATGAACTTCTTTTAAGAGATATTTAAACCGGAaccttatattttaattatagtaGAATAATTTCTAAATTGTACTTCACAAGAGTTCATAATTTCTAACCTAGAGCTAGAAGCTACTTAATTGGcacactattatttattatattaaaatcacaTTTCATATTATAGATTTTCACTTACATGCATAATAATATATCGAAATAGTAATTAGAgcttaaacatataaataaactttattaaaatctaataattatataaaggGCTTAAGGTTGATTATCGGTGTCCATACAAGCGATAGTTGTCTTGCCTGACAAATATGGTACATACATATTGTGATTACTAATTAGTGTAACACAAATTTGTGTGTTTAATActgattatatattatgtataataaatgtgtACGGAAGTATTACTGTATTTCGATCACTTGTTACGACGGGCGAGTTTCGACTCAAAAAATTGGTGCGGCTTATTTGAAAATGCtcgaaagaaaaagtgacgcgTGCGCACTGAGACTAGGTAATATGTAGTAAAATCCGTCTTAAGGAGACGCTCACCTTAAGACAACATCGTACGTATGGAAAGTGAACAGTATTTATACTAtcttaaatattatgtaatatagTTTATTTTCAGAACAAATTACGTTAAAAAAGTTAACAGTCTTTGGCTAGCATGAGTTTAGCCTCGCCCTCGAACACAACCTTCTTTTCCTCTTCAACAATACAAAAGAACTTCACTTTGAGGATCTTTCTAACATCTACCAGTTCCACGCTTATAGTCAGCTTTTCACCAACAAAGCATTTATTTGGAAACTTCATGGTCTGAGACACGAGGACGGTGCCCGGGCCCGGCAGGTGCGTGCCAATGAGGCCGGCCACCAGGCCGTTCAGCAGCGCGCCGTGCACGATGGGTCTCTTGTTGCCATTATTCTTGTGCAGAGGATTATGATCACTTGTGAGATTTGAAAATGCATCGAGATCTTTCTGAGTCAATGTCTTTTGTATTCGAATTTTATCGCCGGCTTTGAAAGCTGTACTGCTAAACGATGTCGTGTGTAGTTTACAAATTTTCTGATAATTTTTGTTGTTGGCAACTAGAAATGGAAATCTGTTTGACAACATCTTGAGGGTTGTCGTTCAACTTTTTGCCATGATTCTAATTATGAGTACTATTGAGGAACAAAGAAGCTAAATTTACAAGCCTTTTGTCATCCGATTTGGTTAAGTCGTGCATGCGCTGTATTACTTCAGTTGTATTTATATAAGATTCCGTCCCCTTGTGGTATAAACTGATTAATATAGTGATTGCATCAGCAACAGTTTCACAGTGTTGGCTTCCTAACTGGTTGATAATTGGTTTGAACCCGGCATTTGCCAAAATGTATTCTGCATTCAGATGATCtgaaaataaggaaataaattGACTTATTATTATTGGAATGGATGCGTAAGACTTATGTATTGGCAGACGtacatttacaaaattttaatatttttatcatttagcaTCTAGCAGAAATATGAACGAGATTAAACAGGGCCATCAGACAATATATTTCTATTAGGACTGATTTTTTATCTAACTTTAAATAACctttacaatacatatggcacactagtgcgataattagcacattaatttactaattaagccgaaaatttaaagagtcattatgtacctactgtaactgTATATTGTActtgtaatgtaggtactatttcgATATCAGTTGATTGACGAATGTTATTATTTGTTTACTATCTGCATTATTTTCTTATGGCCAACGTATTTTATGTTGTATGATGATTTGATAGTTGGTTAATTTATTATGATGTCACATAacatatataatacaaataaaaatgtaacataATCATTTCAACTCGCGTCGCGAACTTATCTGCTACTCATAGAGGATAATGCATAAATAAACGAAaatgggctagcgtggggactatagcccgagccctttcgcgcatgagaggaggcctgtgcccagcagtgggacgtataaaggctgaattattatttttattattaaacgaaAATAAATCCCGTTTTTCGAAGTAGTATGAATATGAACCACAGTCAATATGTATAGATAATGGCcttcaaataaatatgtataacataTCTGTTTTCATGTACTTCAAATGTGTAAAAGACGACACGACAGTAATACAAAGTAGATCACTATACATTGTTTCGCTGTCTGTGTCAAGCTGCAGGATGTCACTGGCTCGGCATGGAggcatttatatttttacattttgcgCCCTATTAATTACAAAGTAGTAATGTGGAAAATTGTATCCATATCTTTGACATCGACTGAACAACATGCACATACACATGCCACACACCTTCAAATTCAGTTATAATTCGCAAGAGCAGTTTACAAATCAAtcaaaattgtataattatgtatattatgtcaATCTTATACATCACACTTATCAGGCAAACCGCTGTGCTGCAAGCATCAATTGAAGTTACGTAATGTTTTAACGTTTGTTTAAAACATATAACCAAGCAAAGGAACTaaccagataaaatatttattgtcctTGCATTGCCTTGAATCCTTGTTTGAGACCAAAATCGTGATTTCAAAACATAATTTGATCCGAAAAAGGACCATAAACCATCTAGGTACCCTAACTCCTGTAGTATAGTACAGGAGTACTAGCTCCTGCCCGCAACTTCACCTGCGTGGGATAATGGGccatgattatatgtatgtataaactattCTGTCCTTCACAGccctcaaactatcttcattaCAAATTCCATCCAAATCCATGCAGCAGTTTACATGTGAACAGGTAACAACGGTcacagttactttcgcatttataataagtaggtTGGATTTATAAAAATAGTAGGGATTCTTACTATATCCTGTTAAATACTACCTACCAAAATGTGCCAAGCATTCAGTAACTACTCAACAGTCAGAATATTATGGAATAGATATAATATGTTAAGCTGCTATAGTCAAAAATTTAGCTTCTTATGTACCTAAACCTATATTTAAACAAGTTAACACTCAAAATGAAATTAAGAGTTATAAACAGTAAACAGCATAGTACTAAATAAACCAATATGAGGCTAGTAGTTTTCAAATTCGCAGCACATTGAAAAATTCAAACTCTAAAGCAAGGAGAATAAGTTACATATGTTGAAAAATGCAGTcttattcattaaatattaaCCTTTTCACACTTTATTTTAAACATTCATAACATAAAATTATTGTTATGAGGGCCAAGGGCCAGGATTTTGCCTTGTAGCCCTGGGCCGCAAGATGAATTCGCTTAAAGGTGACAATGAAATGGCAAGGTCATGTATCTATACCAGGATCACCTAAAAAGGCCTAGCAGGCCCCATGTTGAGTATTGCTGCTGTAAGCTTGAGTCAATCTTTTAAGAGCTAGTATGAGGAGGGGTCATATGATGATTCTGTATGTGAAAATTGGCTGACAAAGTGCTGTGTAATTCATTTTAAGTAGACTCCTGTCAGTTACGTCTCTggatcaaaaattaaaatacctttttacaataGAAATATCTTGATACCAAAGACCTTGATAAAGATGAAaagcataataataaaatatgaagtTGATATACATTGATTTTGCTATTTACCTATGCACAAGTTGCAAATCCCTGCACAGGCGAAGTGAAGCAAAGTGACGTCAGATTCATTCTTCAAAACATACAGGAATATGTCCAGGACTCCAACTCGTCGGATGTAATCATAATTCAAGGGATCGTACCCAAAATTAGCCAAATTAGCTAACACTTGGCACTTTGCATCTGGAAATGGTAAATTTCAAAATTCAGATGTGCTATTATTGCATGTATTTATAGAGAACAAAATGAGGGCGGAATATTTACCATAcgtattagaatttaaatactcgTCCACTAACAATGACAAAAACTCTTCTCGGTCAGTACCATTTTCGGGAGTACGTTTCCGAAGATGTTGTTTGCTAGAGAACATTGGTTTAGTAGACAGCCTAGACAAGTTTTATTCCAGTATTATACTGTATTGCAACTTTATATGATCAAGAATCGCGATCTAAATCAATTAATAAATGTCATGACTAAAAAGCAGTTTGCTCGCAACACAACGCCATTTTCGGTTATTGATTGATTGCTCTTTGGCTCTTTGCTCTTAATGTTATCTTACCACATGAGAAAAAATATAAGTTTccatatagaaaaaaaactgtCCACATATTccagtattaaactggattgggcatgagtggtggggataagtgacagaacgggatagtcttatgtatctttcagtaggagtagcagcggaagcgctattattgtttgtccttgtcacagtctctcatattttttgttccccaccgaaaattagtatggattatggtgggcaacaaataaattcgaccaatcataatgtcgcattgcgtatgttttgtccctcacggaggcacgcgtataccacttctataggatgctgcCTTCTATGACAtattccatacatttcacgacttaaATATTCCGCACGGACTCTATGGTTTAGGCTGGCCTTCGAGCCTAGAGTTTCTACATGTTTTAAGGCGAATCCAGATTAgttaatttttcgccaatctgattcaATTGCCCGATCGAACCAAGAGgagcggacgcaaataccaatttgtgagGCCAGTATTTTCGTTCTGGGGCATTTTTTCAATTTAGAGGACTctaatatcaccataaatctaaaattggagattgacgccaatttcgTTTCTGATTGAATCAACTGATTAGATCAGTCCCGTCCAGACGGGACTGCAACCACCACCATCATCATGCATACAGATACCACTTTAAAattgccgctcttttctactgacggaaactGCTTGACAGAGTATAGATTGCATATAGATTGATAGTGtaataaagaaaaaacatttttgtctatgttactgtcagtgtcaatgtcaaaatcTGCCTGCATTTCTGCAACGAAAATGAACTAATATATTAATTAGGAATATGTTACAGTAAGATAACCTTTAAGTTCGATTTCGTTACTTAATTtggttatatattttactacTTAAGTAGAAGTATTTTAGAATGGGCATCTTACCTAATTTTGCaggtacatattaaatatattgttgTCGAAATGTTTCATATGAGAATTATATGTCCGGTTGAAAGTTCACAGCATGACTactttaaataatttgaaattgtATAACCTTTTACACTTCCGGAAATACTAgtacattttttttgagttaACCGTCTTCGTTCCACTTTCAGGCTtaacaaacaaaaacattttcttAGTGGAATTTAAAGAACCATATGCTGAAACAACTCTCCGCGATGAAACTACAACAAACATTCGCAGCCTCATATTCAGCCCAAAAGGCGGCTACCTCGCTTACCGCACTGATAAAAGGTATGTATTTGCCCTTGCTAAACTGTTTCCAGATTGAACTTTTAGGAATACAATTTGATTTGTAGTCAATTATGTTAAACTTTGCTTTTTAGATAATTATTTGTCTAAATTATTACAGAGCTGAAATAGTTAAATGTTCAGACTGGTCTGTAGCGGGTTCAATAGAGGGAAATATCAAGGACATGTTGTTTTCTCCTCTGGACAACTATTTCACGGCTTGGGAAATGTTTCTCATGAATAAAGATAATCCTCAAGTAAGTGGTATGGCATGTAGAAataagcatataataaataattgtacaataaaatgttaaCAGCTCATATAAAAAAggctttaataaataaataaaaactaagaaaaataaGTGGTTTAAACATATAGCTGAAATCTTATTACTACttattttatataacctcctaaCTCCCTTTCTTTTGATAAAAGAACTGGTCAAGTACATGTCGGGCCAGCATAATAGTGGGTTCTGTATTTTCATTAGTACACCCTATAAAACAAACGTCCACATCTATTTGTCTGTATGTTTGCGATagactcaaaaactactgaaaagACTCcagctatcaatagagtgattggTGAGGTAGAGGAAGTTTAGGTGTgtaatttgttcctgagttatggacaGTAGCGGATTTTCAGTCTTGGCCGCCCTTGGCCCCAGGCCCTTATTAAGTACTAACCATCCTTTTCTCAGCACCTTTCAATATAGACTGCTGCCCCTAATATCATGCTGCCCTAGGCCTGGGCCTACTCGAGCCTTAGGGCAAATCCTCCACTGGTTATGGTTGTTATCTATGTATCTTGTATGTAAATCATCACCTAGTGACCATAGTACAAGCtctgcttagtttggggctaggtggacctgtgtaagattgtccccatatatgtattaatttatttatttatttaaggagTGCATTGTGAGTTGGAATACTtggaatattaataatataattataagagTAGAGTAATGAAAATTCTAGGTTTGTACCTGTATGTTACTTAATTATTTGTGGTTCCTAATTATTTATGAGTTTGTTTTAATTGTAGGGCAAGCCAAACTTGCATGTGTATAACATCGCTAAGAAAGCTGTAGTTGCATCTTTTACACAGAAACTTCAAAGTGGTTGGTAAGTATTGCATATTCACATGCTTCATGAAGGTGAGgtgtttttaattaagatttaatcatacaaaaatattgatgataattatgtttttgttttgaaGACATGCAACCAAATGTTGTTgtattctaaataaataatgtttgtttAAAAAGACTAGGAAGTAGGAACATACCAACCATTGTATCGCTATTGTATAGCttcccaataaaataaaattactgtcAAGAATTAAGATGCGTAGCTACTTGCTGAATGAGGTTGTTAACATTATATTAAGGGAGTAACACACCATCAATTTACCATCCTAAATGatttaccatattttagtaaagTGTAATGTGAATACATTCTACTTAAATTGTTTAGGATACTAATCATGGAAGTTATATTATGTCCCTTAAGGGGAAAAAGCCATTTAGGATAGTCAATTTATCCTGTATATTGTGTTACTTATATAAttcttattacatttattaggGAGCCAAAGTGGTCATCAGATGAAAAGTTATTTGCCATACAAGCTGGTAATCGAGTACTGATTTATGAAGATGGCAACTTCGAACGCTACAGCCACACTATTAATGCCGAGAAGCTAAACTGCTTCAGTGTTGCCCCAAGCGCGGCACCGACTTATTAC
This genomic window from Cydia amplana chromosome Z, ilCydAmpl1.1, whole genome shotgun sequence contains:
- the LOC134661760 gene encoding LOW QUALITY PROTEIN: uncharacterized protein LOC134661760 (The sequence of the model RefSeq protein was modified relative to this genomic sequence to represent the inferred CDS: deleted 1 base in 1 codon; substituted 2 bases at 2 genomic stop codons) encodes the protein MFSSKQHLRKRTPENGTDREEFLSLLVDEYLNSNTYDAKCQVLANLANFGYDPLNYDYIRRVGVLDIFLYVLKNESDVTLLHFACAGICNLCIDHLNAEYILANAGFKPIINQLGSQHCETVADAITILISLYHKGTESYINTTEVIQRMHDLTKSDDKRLVNLASLFLNSTHNXNHGKSXTTTLKMLSNRFPFLVANNKNYQKICKLHTTSFSSTAFKAGDKIRIQKTLTQKDLDAFSNLTSDHNPLHKNNGNKRPIVHGALLNGLVAGLIGTHLPGPGTVLVSQTMKFPNKCFVGEKLTISVELVDVRKILKVKFFCIVEEEKKVVFEGEAKLMLAKDC